The following nucleotide sequence is from Bacteroidota bacterium.
TGCTGTGGCATCCACTGGTGATCTGGAGTCGCAAATTCCGGATGGAAGATACGGCCGAGGAATTCGAAGAGCGTTCGCTCGTCCTGGATATCATTCGCGGATCGAGCCTCGTCGAGTGGTTCTGGAAGAAGCTGAGCGTGAAGAAGGACGCCGAGCGGCAGCGGAGCGCACCTGCCGAACTCGAGACGATCAAACATTCGACGCAGAAGCTCATCTCGACCTTCACCGTGCGCGAGCCGAAAGTGCGCAAAGCATTCACGCTAATGTTTTCTGCGGCGTTCTTCGCGCTGATCGTCTACGGCGCAGTGGCGGCGGTCATGTCCTTTGCGACAACGCTCACGACCGGCGAGTGGGCCGATATCGGGCTCGGCACTGCAGCGACGTTCGGGCGTACGCTTGCGGCGGTGCTCTTTGCCTCGCTCTGGACGGTTCCGGTCGGGGCGATCATCGGCATGAATCAGAAACTGGCGCGTCGGTTGCAACCGGTGATCCAGTTTATGGCTTCGTTTCCTGCGCCGATGATCTTTCCGTTGATCCTGATCGCACTGGCGCGATTCCATATCTCGATCGAGATCGGTGCGGTGTTGATGATGATTATCGGCACGCAGTGGTATTTACTCTTTAACGTGATCGCCGGCGCCAGTGCGATCCCGAACGATCTGCAGGAGCTCTCGGATAGTTACGCACTGCCGCGATTGCTCCGCTGGACCAAAGTGATCCTGCCGGCACTCTTTCCGTCGATCATCACAGGCATGATTACGGCAGCAGGCGGTGCGTGGAACACGAGCATCGTTGCCGAAAATTATTTCGTACCCGGCAAAGAGCGCATGACAGCGACCGGCATCGGAGCACTGATCAGTATTGCCAGCGAGAAGGGTAATACACCGCTGCTGATTGCAAGCACGATTGCATTGAGCACGGTCGTCGTGCTCATCAATAAATTTTTCTGGCGCCGACTCTTTGCGTTGGCGCAGGAACGGTACACCCTCAATAAGTAGGCGATGCCGGTTGAACAGGCTATGCAACGTCATTCTGAGCACATTCGCTGTGCTCAGTGTAAACTCCGCGAAGAATCCCTTCAGGATTGTACGAAGATTCGTGGCACACCGAAAGGGATTCTTCGCTTTGCTCAGAATCACGATGTGGTACAAATAGTGTTATGCAGCGCCACGACAAGATTGTCGGAGCGTGAACCGGCAATGCGACGATCGAATGTTGTAACTCAATAGGAGTAGAGTGCTATGAGCGTATCACCAATGACAGC
It contains:
- a CDS encoding ABC transporter permease subunit, encoding MSLVKSIIEFPRRMRIADIIVVAALGGIVYWLTAISQEWSGSAHSVVKIHTEFGYLPLYTVYSLTRGLVAYLISLVFTIAYGYVMAHSRAAERVMLPLLDILQSIPVLSFLPAFSIALIGLFPNTNIGLELVAVMAIFTGQVWNMTYAFYRSLKGIPSDMRDAAESFYLSRREILTKLELPASAIPLIWNSMMSFAGGWFFLTVCEAFTLGDRDFRLPGVGSYMSVAIEKGDTGAMIGAVIAMGIMIIFLDRVLWHPLVIWSRKFRMEDTAEEFEERSLVLDIIRGSSLVEWFWKKLSVKKDAERQRSAPAELETIKHSTQKLISTFTVREPKVRKAFTLMFSAAFFALIVYGAVAAVMSFATTLTTGEWADIGLGTAATFGRTLAAVLFASLWTVPVGAIIGMNQKLARRLQPVIQFMASFPAPMIFPLILIALARFHISIEIGAVLMMIIGTQWYLLFNVIAGASAIPNDLQELSDSYALPRLLRWTKVILPALFPSIITGMITAAGGAWNTSIVAENYFVPGKERMTATGIGALISIASEKGNTPLLIASTIALSTVVVLINKFFWRRLFALAQERYTLNK